Sequence from the Undibacterium piscinae genome:
TTACCGGCGCGGGTTTTAACTCTATCTGCGTGAGCTCGCCGTTCAGGCTGCGGGCGATGGCGCGCGCTGCCGTCATGATGGGCGCGATGTAAGGCAATACAGGGCGGGTGCCGTCGGCAGGATTGCTGTATTGGGCGCAATCGCCGAGTGCATACACGTCGGGCGCGCTGCTCATGCCGGTGGTGTCGACCAGAATGCCGCGCTCGGTGGCTAGCCCTGAGGCTTGTGCCAGACGTAAGTCGGGGCGCAAACCTACTGCCGATAAGACCAGATCTGCTTCGATTATGCTGCCGGTACTCAGCGTCACTTGTAAGGCAGGGCTGCCGCTTGCTGGTGTCTCGTTTGTCGCTATGCTGGCAGCGGTGCTGCCGAGTTGCATCTGTACCCCGCGCTGCTCTAAGGCGCATTGCAGGGCGATAGAAATCGGCTTGGGCGCGAGTGCCGCCATCGGCAGGGGATTGGGATCGACCAGCGTGACCAGATGCCCGGCACCAGCGAGATCATCGGCAAACTCGCAGCCTATCAGGCCGGCACCGAGTATGGTAACGCGAGCCTGGGCACCATGTGCGTTGATCTGTTGGCGTAACACCGTGTAATCGCTGAGCTTATTGACGGACAAGACCCGCTCTGCGGCATTGCCGGCAATCGGCAGGCGGATAGGCTGGGCGCCGACGGCGATCACCAGTTTATCGTATTCAAATTCGCCGGCGCTGGTGCTGATGGTTTTTGCCACCG
This genomic interval carries:
- a CDS encoding FAD-dependent oxidoreductase, yielding MKPITIIGSGIAAYTVARELRKLDKVRPLLIITSDDGGFYSKPMLSNAFAQNKEPAQLMSQSAAQMAEQLNASILQHTTVTQIQTVAKTISTSAGEFEYDKLVIAVGAQPIRLPIAGNAAERVLSVNKLSDYTVLRQQINAHGAQARVTILGAGLIGCEFADDLAGAGHLVTLVDPNPLPMAALAPKPISIALQCALEQRGVQMQLGSTAASIATNETPASGSPALQVTLSTGSIIEADLVLSAVGLRPDLRLAQASGLATERGILVDTTGMSSAPDVYALGDCAQYSNPADGTRPVLPYIAPIMTAARAIARSLNGELTQIELKPAPVIVKTPSYPIALIAPPPQLAALGHWQHEQSGNITICRFFDAEQRMTGFAVAPQDAKLRAALLAEMSAAKPADLAA